Below is a window of Candidatus Thermokryptus mobilis DNA.
CTTAAAAGTAATGGTTGATGTCTGTCTTATACTTGAGGGAACATATCCTTACGTCGTTGGTGGCGTTTCAAAGTGGACACATGCATTGATAAAAAATTTAAGCCATTTGAAATTTTCAATCGTTCATCTTTATGAGGAAAGGAAAGAAACGATGAAATATCCAATCCCTGAAAATGTTGAATCAATTATTGAGATTGATGTAAAAAATGGTCTAGGTTTCAAATTTGATTTTAGAGATGTTCTTTACCTAATCCCTCGGGCGAAGGTTTATCATTGTCTATCAACTGGATTTGCTGGGGTTTTGGGGTTGCAGATAAAATCGGCACTAAAAAGACCGCTCATCGTAACTGAGCACGGGATTTATTGGAAAGAGCTTGAGTTTGGCGTTTACGAAGTTGAATGCGGATTTAAAATTTTCAAAAGCGAAAAAGAAAAAATGAATATTTGCATCGCACGAAGAGAATTTTTGCGAATATTCAAAGAGATCGCACTTAAATGTTATCTTAAAGCTGACCTCGTGACGACGGTTTGCAAATATAATCTTGAACAACAATTAAGTTTAATCCCTGCGCAAATGGTTGAAGATGTAAAGCATAAATTCAAAGTTATAGAAAATTTCATTGAACCTGGATTTTTTAACCCAGGGGGGAGATCAACCAATGATGAAAAGGTTGTAACTTTCATCGGCAGAGTTGTCCCGATAAAAGATGTTAAGACATTTATAAAAGCAATGCCTTTAATTTCACGGCGCTTTCCAAATGTTAAATTTCTAATTGTGGGCGATCTTACACAAGATAGCAGTTACTCATCAGAATGCATTGAACTCGCTGACTCGCTTGGGGTTTCAGATAAAGTTAAATTCATCGGTGAAGCAAGAGCGCTTGATTATTTAAAATCAACCGATATCCTCGTCCTGCCAAGTGTGAGTGAGGCTCAACCGTTTGTCATCCTTGAAGCCATTGCATCGGGAATCCCAGTTGTCGCAACATCGGTTGGGGGTATTCCAGAAAT
It encodes the following:
- the pelF gene encoding GT4 family glycosyltransferase PelF; the protein is MVDVCLILEGTYPYVVGGVSKWTHALIKNLSHLKFSIVHLYEERKETMKYPIPENVESIIEIDVKNGLGFKFDFRDVLYLIPRAKVYHCLSTGFAGVLGLQIKSALKRPLIVTEHGIYWKELEFGVYEVECGFKIFKSEKEKMNICIARREFLRIFKEIALKCYLKADLVTTVCKYNLEQQLSLIPAQMVEDVKHKFKVIENFIEPGFFNPGGRSTNDEKVVTFIGRVVPIKDVKTFIKAMPLISRRFPNVKFLIVGDLTQDSSYSSECIELADSLGVSDKVKFIGEARALDYLKSTDILVLPSVSEAQPFVILEAIASGIPVVATSVGGIPEILNERGIECGLLFEAGNHGKLAEHVIKLLIDENLWKKFSENAIKKAQKFTLENFIKSYSKIYSEFIKS